Genomic segment of Vitis riparia cultivar Riparia Gloire de Montpellier isolate 1030 chromosome 19, EGFV_Vit.rip_1.0, whole genome shotgun sequence:
ACAAATATCTTACAATTTAGATGGGAAATAATAAATGTATTCTCATAATGGTATATAAAATCTAATGAGTTGTATGTATAActgattttttgatttttttttttttttttatatatgtctGCATCTTCTTATGTAGTCCTGACTGGGTTGCTGAATTTTGCTCCATTCGCACAAGCATTAGGTAATGTACCTTTTGTGGATTCAAGGATGCAATAGGTgatttaaatgattttcttttcctctttgtCAGAATGTAAGTGAAGATACTGATGATATGTATGacgaattatttgaaaaatatggaaaGGTGGTGTTGAGAAGAAGTGACAAGAAGCCTCATAGTGCAGAGGTTGATGATGATGCCGAAAGCCTAGCATGTACGCTTGTTTCATCTTAAATCAAGATGAAGATACTTGTGATGTTATAACTTGCATAAGTtgtctttcttgttttattttgagtttATGTATGTTTCAGCTAGCATTTGGtttctccttattttctttcttctctattttgttGTAGTTGATATAGTGAAAAATGTTTCTGGTGAGCTcttattaattcttttattgtgctcctatgtttattatttctattttcgtTGTTGTTATTTATGTAATTCTGCTTGTGTTGCATTTATTAGTATTTAATAATCACCATCTTGTGTTTAAAGCTTGTCTCTTGCACAGATGGTTCCAAATCCCAAGTCCAGAAAAAGGTGATTTTGTTAGGTTGACAGCCAATGTAACCCAaccttaaataatttttactccCTTGTGGGCATGAATCCTGAAAATGGCACAGAAGTATTTGTCTAGTCAACCCCAATCAGTTGGAATAGGACTTTGTAAAGTTGAGTTAGGTCTAATAGGTGAATTGTTTTTGCTCTTGCAAATTCTGCAATTGGATTGTTCTGTAGCATTTGAAGACACAAATATCACATGAATGGAATTTCTCTAAAATCACCAATGGTCACAGAATGGAAAACATAATTTGAAGTATTTCTTCTAATCCTGAAACCCAATCGGTTtcaaaaagtgagaaaaaaatcaaatagatATAGAGAATAAAACATGGGAACCAAACACTTACACAAAGTGGATAACCTTAAGTATGGTTGTGACAGCAGTagatttccatcattttctgaGAGTAAGCTTGGAACAGGAGGAAGCTAACTAGGAAGTGGTGGCATTTGCAATTTTGTGTgtgtttattctttttaaatgatACCAAATCTCTGAAAGTAGTTGATGATAAACTCTTTGAATCCTTTTGCTCCTCTCTGGTCTAAAGATGTGAGATTTTGATAGCAGATCTTTCACTAGTCTgtcttgatttgttttgtttcatGCCAGTTcttgtgatttttatttattttttgtttctttgtggaCTTCGATGGTTGTTATATTTAACTTCTCTTCCTTGTAATAGCCCCTTGGATATCAGGAtaagaacaaaacaaaatacaacCATAAACCTTTGTTTGCTTAATTGattttacataatttaaatGACAGTTTCCTGCCATCTGTGTAGTTGCGGTGGCATTGGCCAAGGTTGCCAGTGATGTCAAGGCTGCCGATATAAGGGTCCTCTTTGTGAAGCCTTTAGTGTATTGGACTCGTTTTTTTATCATTGCCACAGCATTTTCTCGCCCCCAAATTGATGCCATTGGGTATGGTCTTAACTctagttttatgatttttgtttgtttggcaagctatcttatttttatttgtttattttaattggttttattttctATGCGGGTGGATATGCAGCAATGCTTGAAATAACCTTTTATTGTATTGTAGGTCCAGGATAAGAGATCTCGCTGAAAAGCAGTATGGAAAAGTTCCATCCGGAGATTCAAAACCTAACT
This window contains:
- the LOC117909515 gene encoding protein Iojap, chloroplastic; translation: MQASTSLFSCPLPYKSLAAPQLPGECMPFVGPIKLSWSSSLQRPVKFSSVTGLSRDLSMFSSMAFNPNVSEDTDDMYDELFEKYGKVVLRRSDKKPHSAEVDDDAESLAFAVALAKVASDVKAADIRVLFVKPLVYWTRFFIIATAFSRPQIDAIGSRIRDLAEKQYGKVPSGDSKPNSWTLLDFGDVVIHIFLPQQRAFYNLEEFYANATLIELPFEN